The following proteins are encoded in a genomic region of Triticum dicoccoides isolate Atlit2015 ecotype Zavitan chromosome 1B, WEW_v2.0, whole genome shotgun sequence:
- the LOC119319192 gene encoding bidirectional sugar transporter SWEET14-like: MGGLSAQHPWAFTFGLLGNVISFMTYLAPLPTFYRIYKNKSTQGFQSVPYVVALFSAMLWIYYALLKSDEYLLITINSAGCVIETIYIVLYLAYAHKQARIFTAKILLLLNVGVFGLILLLTLLLTAGERRIVMLGWVCVGFSVSVFVAPLSVIRLVVRTRSVEFMPFSLSLSLTASAVVWFLYGLLIKDKYVALPNILGFAFGVIQMGLYALYRKATPRPAPKEVDAPVSDDGAVKAPEHVVNIAKLGQAVELPPVKEGAAKKSGVASASDDTKGSLEKLDKAIHVEQV, from the exons ATGGGTGGCCTCTCTGCTCAGCACCCGTGGGCCTTTACCTTCGGCCTCTTAG GCAACGTCATCTCCTTCATGACCTACCTGGCCCCACT GCCGACGTTCTACCGGATCTACAAGAACAAGTCGACACAGGGCTTCCAGTCGGTCCCGTACGTGGTGGCGCTCTTCAGCGCCATGCTGTGGATCTACTACGCGCTGCTCAAGTCCGACGAGTACCTCCTCATCACCATCAACTCCGCCGGCTGCGTCATCGAGACCATCTACATCGTCCTTTACCTCGCCTACGCGCACAAGCAGGCCAGGATCTTCACGGccaagatcctcctcctcctcaacgtgGGCGTCTTcggcctcatcctcctcctcaccCTGCTTCTCACGGCGGGTGAGAGGCGCATCGTCATGCTTGGGTGGGTCTGCGTTGGCTTCTCCGTCAGCGTCTTCGTCGCGCCCCTCAGCGTCATC CGTCTTGTGGTGCGCACCCGGAGCGTGGAGTTCAtgcccttctccctctccctctccctcaccgcCAGCGCCGTCGTCTGGTtcctctacggcctcctcatcaaggACAAATACGTCGCC CTCCCCAACATTCTTGGGTTCGCCTTCGGGGTGATCCAGATGGGGCTCTACGCCCTCTATCGCAAGGCCACGCCCAGACCGGCGCCCAAGGAGGTGGACGCCCCCGTGTCCGATGATGGTGCCGTCAAGGCGCCCGAGCACGTCGTCAACATCGCAAAGCTCGGACAGGCGGTCGAACTGCCCCCCGTgaaggagggggcggccaagaagaGCGGCGTGGCGTCAGCCAGCGACGACACCAAGGGGAGCCTCGAGAAGCTTGACAAGGCAATCCATGTCGAGCAAGTCTAG